Proteins encoded within one genomic window of Blattabacterium cuenoti:
- a CDS encoding exodeoxyribonuclease III encodes MKIVSYNINGIRSGINKGLLHWIEKCSPDILCFQEIKAFPEQINTSLFDYLGYYHYWFPSERKGYSGVGILCKKKPIHVEYGIGLNSLDKEGRIIRIDLKNNISVISLYIPSGKNMENRLNFKFYFLNQFFHYIKKMKKEFPNLIICGDYNISHKEIDIHDPIRNKEISGFLPEERKWMTHFLNLGFIDSFRNYIKEAHHYSWWSYSYNARKNNKGWRIDYSMVSTSLKKEMKNAYLLPEIRYSDHCPIVLELYKKMK; translated from the coding sequence ATGAAAATTGTTAGTTATAATATCAATGGAATCAGATCTGGGATTAATAAAGGATTACTCCATTGGATTGAAAAATGTTCTCCAGATATCTTGTGTTTTCAAGAAATAAAAGCTTTTCCAGAACAAATTAACACAAGTCTCTTTGATTATTTGGGGTATTATCATTATTGGTTCCCTTCAGAAAGAAAGGGATATAGTGGAGTAGGAATTTTATGTAAAAAAAAACCAATCCATGTAGAATATGGAATAGGATTAAATTCTCTTGATAAAGAAGGACGAATTATACGTATAGACTTAAAAAACAATATATCTGTCATAAGTCTTTATATTCCCTCTGGAAAAAACATGGAAAATAGATTGAATTTTAAATTTTATTTTCTTAATCAGTTTTTTCATTACATAAAAAAAATGAAAAAAGAATTTCCAAATCTTATTATTTGTGGAGATTACAATATCTCTCATAAAGAAATAGATATTCATGATCCTATAAGAAATAAGGAAATTTCTGGTTTTTTACCAGAAGAAAGAAAATGGATGACGCATTTCTTAAATTTAGGATTCATAGATAGTTTTAGAAACTATATTAAAGAAGCCCACCATTATAGTTGGTGGAGTTATAGTTATAATGCTAGAAAAAACAATAAAGGTTGGAGAATTGATTATTCCATGGTCAGTACATCTTTGAAAAAAGAAATGAAAAATGCTTATTTACTCCCTGAAATACGATATTCAGATCATTGTCCTATTGTATTAGAATTATATAAAAAAATGAAATAA
- a CDS encoding shikimate kinase — MKVTLIGYMGSGKTSIGKMLSKQLKFDFYDLDDLLVTDQHDSIYNIFKKEGENSFRKREHLMLKKVLKKNKKYILSVGGGTPCYYNNIDLLNKFSKTFYLKTNFYTLCKRLYLEKKTRPLIAHFSKKELFQFIRKHFSKRIFFYEKCFLKIDTTGKSKKDIVQEITQFIIS; from the coding sequence ATGAAAGTGACTTTAATTGGATATATGGGAAGTGGAAAAACTTCTATAGGAAAAATGTTATCTAAACAATTGAAATTTGACTTTTATGATTTAGATGATCTTCTTGTTACAGATCAGCATGATTCTATTTACAATATTTTTAAAAAAGAAGGAGAAAACTCTTTTAGAAAAAGAGAGCATTTAATGCTTAAAAAAGTTTTAAAAAAAAACAAAAAATATATTTTATCTGTTGGAGGTGGAACTCCTTGTTATTATAATAACATTGACTTATTAAATAAATTTTCAAAAACTTTTTATCTAAAAACTAATTTTTACACTTTGTGTAAAAGATTATATTTAGAAAAAAAAACGAGACCATTAATCGCGCATTTTTCCAAGAAAGAATTATTTCAATTTATTAGGAAACATTTTTCAAAAAGAATTTTTTTTTATGAAAAATGTTTCCTAAAAATAGATACTACTGGAAAATCCAAAAAAGACATTGTTCAAGAAATTACACAATTCATCATTTCATGA
- the tilS gene encoding tRNA lysidine(34) synthetase TilS: protein MNKLLFNKYDHFFLEKIIKNFPIEKKKICVAVSGGLDSMVLLNLLLHIPSITALGVAHCNFTLRNRESNKDECFVKNFCLKNHITYHIKRFNTFDFSKKHKLSIQMASRTLRYNWFNELLLNNSYELIALGHHLNDSIETFFINLMRGTGTKGLLGIPKQNGKFIRPLSNFTKKEIFFYAKKRNINWRLDKSNLDTKKYLRNKIRSIMSVFSIKGIKKSIDYLHQENFLIEKQIEKINQEITIEKKNNPFLWKISCHKMMNLKPLSFYLFKLFFSYGFSKNIKNLKDLLYAQSGKQLISKKYRIIKNRNFWILISNSFLFENKNKVFLIPNISSNNDHKKMSLPINVKFSFHKKIEKNKKIVFIDFDKIQFPLKLRTWKKGDYFYPINMKGKKKLSKYYKEKKFSLLEKEQTWLLVNGNKDIILVLGNRLDNRFKVTVKTKKILGIKI from the coding sequence ATGAATAAATTATTATTTAACAAATATGATCATTTTTTTTTAGAAAAAATTATAAAAAATTTTCCAATAGAAAAAAAAAAAATATGTGTTGCTGTCAGTGGAGGATTAGATAGTATGGTTCTTTTAAATTTATTACTTCATATTCCTAGTATTACAGCATTAGGAGTTGCGCATTGTAATTTTACATTAAGAAACAGAGAATCTAATAAAGACGAATGCTTCGTAAAAAACTTTTGTTTAAAAAATCATATAACATATCATATTAAACGATTTAATACTTTTGATTTTTCTAAAAAACATAAATTATCTATACAAATGGCATCTAGAACACTTAGATACAATTGGTTTAATGAATTATTGTTAAACAATTCGTATGAGTTAATAGCATTAGGACATCATTTAAATGATTCCATAGAAACTTTCTTTATAAATTTAATGAGAGGAACAGGAACAAAAGGATTATTAGGAATCCCTAAACAAAATGGAAAATTCATTCGCCCTCTTTCTAATTTTACAAAAAAAGAAATTTTTTTTTATGCGAAAAAAAGAAATATAAATTGGAGATTAGATAAAAGTAATTTAGATACTAAAAAATATTTAAGAAATAAAATACGTTCTATAATGTCCGTTTTTTCTATAAAAGGTATAAAAAAAAGTATAGATTACCTTCATCAAGAAAATTTTTTAATAGAAAAACAGATTGAAAAAATTAATCAAGAAATAACAATAGAAAAAAAAAATAATCCATTTTTATGGAAAATCTCATGTCATAAAATGATGAATTTAAAACCTTTATCTTTTTATTTATTTAAATTATTTTTTTCTTATGGATTTTCTAAAAACATAAAAAATTTAAAAGATCTTCTTTATGCACAATCAGGTAAACAATTGATATCTAAAAAATATCGTATTATTAAAAATAGAAATTTTTGGATATTAATATCAAATTCATTTTTATTTGAAAATAAAAATAAAGTTTTTTTAATTCCCAATATAAGTAGTAATAATGATCATAAAAAAATGTCATTGCCTATAAATGTAAAATTTTCTTTTCACAAAAAAATAGAAAAGAATAAAAAAATAGTATTTATAGATTTTGATAAAATTCAATTTCCATTAAAATTAAGAACATGGAAAAAAGGAGATTATTTTTATCCTATAAATATGAAAGGAAAGAAAAAATTAAGTAAATATTATAAAGAAAAAAAATTTTCTCTTTTAGAAAAAGAACAAACATGGTTATTAGTAAACGGAAATAAAGATATTATTTTAGTTTTAGGAAATCGTTTAGATAATAGATTTAAAGTTACAGTAAAAACAAAAAAAATATTAGGAATTAAAATATGA
- the serC gene encoding 3-phosphoserine/phosphohydroxythreonine transaminase, which produces MIIHNFNAGPSILPKQVIRKSAQSVISFNKSGLSILEISHRSKDFMEIIEKTTELVKRIMNLNDDYSILFLQGGATLQFTMIPYNLMNKEAAYLDTGIWANNAIKEAEKFGKVRILFSGKEKNYTYISKNYEIPNEVDYFHCTSNNTIVGTQMKTFPNTSSIPIVCDMSSDIFSRKLNFCQFSLIYASAQKNVSSAGMTLVIVKKEILGKIKRNIPSYLDYIIHIKNNRILNTPNVFSIYTSMLTLEWIEKKGGLSIIEKENKHKAQLLYNEIDKNNLFENKIHKEDRSNMNVTFFLKRKNLEKEFNKMWKKENIVGLDGHRYLGGYRASVYNALSLDSVRFLIHLMKEFEKKFS; this is translated from the coding sequence ATGATAATACATAATTTCAATGCAGGCCCCTCTATTTTACCAAAACAAGTAATTAGAAAATCAGCTCAATCTGTTATTTCTTTTAATAAAAGTGGATTATCCATACTTGAAATTTCACACAGAAGTAAAGATTTTATGGAAATAATAGAGAAAACAACAGAATTAGTTAAACGTATTATGAATTTAAATGATGATTATTCCATTTTATTTCTTCAAGGAGGAGCGACTTTGCAATTTACAATGATTCCATATAATTTAATGAATAAAGAAGCCGCTTATTTAGATACAGGAATATGGGCAAATAATGCTATTAAAGAGGCAGAAAAATTTGGTAAAGTAAGAATTCTTTTTTCAGGAAAAGAAAAAAACTATACATATATATCTAAAAATTATGAAATTCCAAATGAAGTAGATTATTTTCATTGTACTTCCAATAACACGATTGTTGGAACACAAATGAAAACATTTCCTAATACTTCTTCTATTCCAATAGTTTGTGATATGTCTTCTGATATATTTAGTAGAAAATTAAATTTTTGTCAATTCAGTTTGATCTATGCTTCTGCACAAAAAAATGTAAGTTCTGCAGGAATGACTCTTGTTATAGTAAAAAAAGAAATTTTAGGAAAAATTAAAAGAAATATTCCCTCTTATTTAGATTACATAATTCATATTAAAAATAATCGTATTTTAAACACTCCAAATGTATTTTCTATTTATACTTCTATGTTAACATTAGAATGGATAGAAAAAAAAGGTGGTCTTTCCATTATAGAAAAAGAAAACAAACATAAAGCTCAATTGTTGTATAATGAAATAGACAAAAATAATCTCTTTGAAAACAAAATTCATAAAGAAGATCGTTCTAATATGAATGTTACTTTTTTTTTAAAAAGAAAAAATCTAGAAAAAGAATTCAATAAAATGTGGAAAAAAGAAAACATTGTTGGATTAGATGGACATAGATATTTAGGAGGATATCGTGCAAGTGTTTATAATGCTTTGTCATTAGATAGTGTTCGATTTTTAATACATCTCATGAAAGAATTTGAAAAAAAATTTTCATAA
- a CDS encoding YggS family pyridoxal phosphate-dependent enzyme — protein sequence MNNHPIQNRFFFVKRFIPKNIKILVVSKNQEVSRIKKLYEIGHRDFGENYVQEMIKKYKKLPKDIRWHMIGRIQSNKLKYIIPFIHLIHSVQKFKHIQIINKEASKQNRVINCLLQIKICNEKNKSGITYQKANHILEDKRYQKDMKNVKIIGLMGMASFQKKIQEIRYEFDYLKNIYNDLNKNHKHFCILSMGMSRDYPIAIEYGTTLIRLGTLIFGDRK from the coding sequence ATGAATAATCATCCGATTCAAAATCGTTTTTTTTTTGTAAAGAGATTCATTCCAAAAAATATCAAAATTTTAGTAGTCTCTAAAAATCAAGAAGTTTCTCGTATAAAAAAATTATACGAAATAGGACATAGAGACTTTGGAGAAAATTATGTACAAGAAATGATCAAAAAATATAAAAAGTTGCCAAAAGACATTCGTTGGCATATGATCGGAAGAATTCAAAGTAATAAATTAAAATACATAATTCCTTTTATTCATTTAATCCATAGTGTTCAAAAATTTAAACATATTCAAATCATAAATAAAGAAGCATCAAAACAGAATCGTGTTATAAATTGTCTACTACAAATAAAAATTTGTAATGAAAAAAACAAATCAGGCATAACATATCAAAAAGCCAATCACATATTAGAAGATAAAAGATATCAGAAAGACATGAAAAATGTAAAAATTATTGGACTTATGGGAATGGCGTCTTTCCAAAAAAAAATTCAAGAAATACGTTATGAATTTGATTATTTAAAAAATATATATAATGATTTAAATAAGAATCACAAACATTTTTGTATTCTTTCTATGGGAATGAGTAGAGATTACCCTATAGCTATAGAATATGGAACTACTTTGATTCGTTTAGGAACATTGATTTTTGGAGATAGAAAATAG
- the trpA gene encoding tryptophan synthase subunit alpha, with translation MNKIHKLFQIKDKNILCIYFTAGYPYLNSTEIIIKTLQTLPVDLIEIGIPYSDPLADGVVIQNSHKIALKNGMNVSLLFSQIKKIRNETKIPILLMGYYNQFYKFGEEHFLKKCNELGISGVIFPDLPVDFFIKKYQNLFKKYLLSMIFLITPKTNSQRISFLSSITDGFLYLVSSNSITGKNISFKKEQTSFFERVNKLSTKIPKLIGFGIQNKKTFELSCQYANGGIIGSSFIQSLNEKKLEYSIKKYIKKIIN, from the coding sequence ATGAATAAAATTCATAAATTATTTCAAATAAAAGATAAAAATATATTATGTATATATTTTACTGCAGGTTATCCTTATTTAAATAGTACAGAAATCATAATAAAAACATTGCAAACACTTCCTGTAGATCTAATTGAAATAGGAATTCCTTATTCTGATCCCTTGGCAGATGGAGTAGTGATACAAAATAGTCATAAAATTGCATTAAAAAACGGAATGAATGTTTCTTTATTATTTTCACAAATAAAAAAAATTAGAAATGAAACAAAAATTCCTATTCTTCTTATGGGATATTATAATCAATTTTATAAATTCGGAGAAGAACATTTTTTAAAAAAATGCAATGAATTAGGAATATCCGGGGTGATTTTTCCTGATTTACCTGTTGATTTTTTTATCAAAAAATATCAAAATTTATTTAAAAAATATCTATTGTCCATGATTTTTTTAATTACTCCAAAAACTAACTCACAAAGAATATCTTTCTTAAGTAGTATTACAGATGGTTTTTTATATTTAGTTTCTTCTAACTCCATAACAGGAAAAAATATTTCTTTTAAGAAAGAACAAACATCTTTTTTTGAAAGAGTTAACAAATTATCAACAAAAATTCCAAAACTGATTGGTTTTGGAATTCAAAATAAAAAAACATTTGAATTATCATGTCAATATGCAAATGGAGGAATTATTGGGAGTTCTTTTATTCAATCATTAAATGAAAAAAAACTGGAATATAGTATTAAAAAATATATAAAAAAAATAATTAATTAA
- the trpB gene encoding tryptophan synthase subunit beta, with protein MKYLVDENGYYDEFGGAFIPEMLHNNIKELQDKYKKIIKSQKFQKFYKKVLHNYVGRPSPLFFCKKFSDKYGAKIYLKREDLNHTGSHKINNTVGQTLLAKELGKRKIIAETGAGQHGVATATTCALMNLECIIFMGEIDMQRQLSNVIRMKILGAEVIPVCSGEKTLKDAVNEAIRYWINNPESYYLIGSTVGPHPYPQMVADFQSIISEEIKTQLEEKEGNSFPNYVIACIGGGSNAAGVFYHFLENESVNLIAVEAAGLGINTKKTAASIHCGTKGVLHGSMTIVLQDQYGQVTPAYSISAGLDYPGIGPMHANLFVKKRVNFLHSTDKEALKAGYELIQLEGIIPALESSHALAVLRKIQFKTDDIVVINLSGRGDKDIDVYNRFFFNLNKNNE; from the coding sequence ATGAAATACTTAGTTGATGAAAATGGTTATTATGATGAATTTGGAGGAGCTTTTATTCCTGAAATGTTACATAATAACATAAAAGAACTGCAAGATAAATATAAAAAAATAATAAAAAGTCAAAAATTTCAAAAATTTTATAAAAAAGTACTTCATAATTATGTGGGTAGACCTAGTCCTTTATTTTTTTGTAAAAAATTTTCTGATAAATATGGAGCTAAAATTTATCTGAAAAGAGAAGATTTAAATCATACAGGATCGCATAAAATCAATAACACTGTAGGACAAACATTATTAGCCAAAGAATTAGGAAAAAGAAAAATCATTGCTGAAACGGGAGCAGGTCAACATGGAGTTGCTACTGCAACTACTTGTGCTTTAATGAATTTAGAATGTATTATTTTTATGGGAGAAATAGATATGCAACGTCAATTATCTAATGTTATTAGAATGAAAATACTTGGAGCAGAAGTAATTCCGGTATGTAGTGGAGAAAAAACTCTTAAAGATGCGGTAAATGAGGCTATTCGTTATTGGATTAATAATCCAGAAAGTTATTATTTGATAGGATCAACTGTAGGTCCACATCCATATCCTCAAATGGTAGCAGATTTTCAATCTATTATTAGTGAAGAAATAAAAACACAATTAGAAGAAAAAGAAGGAAATTCTTTTCCAAATTATGTTATTGCTTGTATAGGAGGTGGAAGTAATGCTGCAGGAGTTTTTTATCATTTTTTAGAAAATGAATCTGTGAATCTCATAGCAGTTGAAGCTGCAGGATTAGGGATAAATACAAAAAAAACAGCCGCTTCAATACATTGTGGAACTAAAGGAGTATTACACGGAAGTATGACGATTGTTTTACAGGATCAATATGGTCAAGTAACTCCTGCATATTCCATATCTGCCGGATTAGATTATCCAGGAATCGGACCAATGCATGCGAATCTTTTTGTAAAAAAACGTGTAAATTTTTTACATTCTACAGATAAAGAAGCTTTAAAAGCAGGATATGAATTAATTCAACTAGAAGGAATTATTCCTGCTTTGGAAAGTTCTCATGCATTAGCTGTATTAAGGAAAATACAATTTAAAACGGATGATATTGTCGTTATCAATTTATCAGGAAGAGGAGATAAAGATATAGATGTTTATAATCGCTTTTTTTTTAATTTAAATAAAAATAATGAATAA
- the trpF gene encoding phosphoribosylanthranilate isomerase, whose protein sequence is MEFKLLKIKICGVKLNIEKISNLFPDFIGFIFYPYSPRFVGKNFFPPKLKKGILKTGVFVNESKENILKIGKKLDFVQLHGTESPSYCEDLTQKNGLKLIKSFRIDDSFSFKKIKNYIYSCSYFLFDSQTPFYGGSGKKFTWNKLYEYHFDTPFFLSGGIGIEDIENIKNFSHPKMFGIDINSRFEISPGNKDKTSINNFIKEIRKR, encoded by the coding sequence ATGGAATTCAAATTATTAAAAATAAAAATATGTGGAGTTAAATTAAATATTGAAAAAATTTCCAATTTATTTCCTGATTTTATAGGTTTTATATTTTATCCTTATTCTCCTAGATTTGTAGGAAAAAATTTTTTTCCTCCAAAATTAAAAAAAGGAATATTAAAAACTGGAGTTTTTGTAAATGAATCAAAAGAAAATATCCTAAAAATAGGGAAAAAATTAGATTTTGTTCAATTACATGGAACAGAAAGTCCTTCTTATTGTGAAGATCTTACTCAAAAAAATGGATTAAAATTAATAAAATCTTTTAGAATTGATGATTCTTTTTCTTTTAAAAAAATTAAAAATTATATTTATTCTTGTTCTTATTTTTTATTTGATAGTCAAACTCCATTCTATGGAGGGAGTGGGAAAAAATTTACTTGGAATAAATTATATGAATATCATTTTGATACTCCATTTTTTTTAAGTGGAGGAATTGGAATAGAAGATATTGAAAATATTAAAAACTTTTCACATCCTAAAATGTTTGGAATTGATATTAATAGTAGATTTGAAATTTCACCGGGAAATAAAGATAAAACTTCCATTAATAATTTTATAAAAGAAATAAGAAAACGATGA
- a CDS encoding indole-3-glycerol phosphate synthase TrpC, whose amino-acid sequence MNILDKILFLKQKEIFINKEFYPIKKLEKFLFFERKCISLIKKIKKTKTGIIAEFKCKSPSKGIINKNVLVEKVVKDYESAGASGISILTERYFFYGKNEDFIKSRSIVSTPLLRKDFILDEYQIIESKSMGADVILLIAEILSKKQIKNFASLAESIDLEVIIEIHKENEIDKITGNKNIIVGINNRNLRTFIVNPEHCLKLSSKISNHHIKIAESGISDNIQKIVFLQKQGFKGFLIGEHFMKTNDPGKSCKNMIEALKVIQEQ is encoded by the coding sequence ATGAATATTCTTGATAAAATTTTATTCCTAAAACAAAAAGAAATTTTTATAAATAAAGAGTTCTATCCAATAAAGAAATTGGAAAAATTTCTTTTTTTTGAAAGAAAATGCATTTCTTTAATCAAAAAAATTAAAAAAACAAAAACTGGAATTATTGCAGAATTTAAGTGTAAATCACCTTCTAAAGGAATTATTAATAAAAATGTTTTAGTAGAAAAAGTCGTTAAAGATTATGAAAGTGCTGGAGCAAGTGGGATATCTATTCTTACAGAACGTTATTTTTTTTATGGAAAAAATGAAGATTTCATCAAATCACGTTCCATTGTCTCTACTCCATTACTTAGAAAAGATTTTATACTTGATGAGTATCAAATTATAGAATCTAAATCTATGGGAGCTGATGTTATTTTATTAATTGCAGAAATTCTTTCTAAAAAACAAATAAAAAATTTTGCTTCACTAGCAGAAAGCATTGATTTAGAAGTAATAATAGAAATTCACAAAGAAAATGAAATTGATAAAATAACAGGAAACAAAAATATTATAGTAGGAATTAATAACCGTAATTTACGAACTTTTATTGTAAATCCTGAACATTGTTTAAAATTATCATCAAAAATTTCTAATCATCATATTAAAATAGCGGAAAGTGGAATATCTGATAATATTCAAAAAATTGTTTTTTTACAAAAACAAGGATTTAAAGGATTTTTAATTGGAGAACATTTTATGAAAACAAATGATCCTGGAAAAAGCTGTAAAAATATGATAGAAGCATTAAAAGTTATACAAGAACAATAA
- the trpD gene encoding anthranilate phosphoribosyltransferase yields MKNILNHLFLENTLTKEEARNVFLNFSKGKINKNQAVALTTVYNMRSPTLEEIRGFCQALMESCIQINLTEFNAIDIVGTGGDEKNTFNISTLACFIVAGAGEKVIKHGSFGSSSITGSSNILKQLGYNFTNKEENLKKQLEKVGICYLHAPIFHPILNFLSSVRKELGIKTIFNMLGPLLNPGNPKNQLLGVNNLELARIYHYMYQNTKKNYAIIHSLDGYDEISLTSDIKCYTPNGERFYSLKELGKTKFNPDELKGGKNTEENARIFISILSGSGTLAQKEVVLINATFALSLLNQESLESNYEKAKNSLESGKAKNILKKLLTL; encoded by the coding sequence ATGAAAAATATATTAAACCATCTTTTTTTGGAAAATACTCTTACAAAAGAAGAAGCTAGAAATGTTTTTCTCAATTTTTCTAAAGGAAAAATCAATAAAAATCAAGCAGTAGCTTTAACTACTGTATATAATATGAGAAGTCCTACTTTAGAGGAAATAAGAGGTTTTTGTCAAGCTTTAATGGAATCATGTATACAAATTAATTTAACAGAATTTAATGCCATTGATATTGTTGGAACAGGAGGAGATGAAAAAAATACTTTCAATATTTCTACTTTAGCGTGTTTTATAGTTGCAGGCGCAGGTGAGAAAGTTATTAAACATGGAAGTTTTGGTTCTTCTTCTATTACTGGATCTTCAAATATTTTAAAACAATTAGGATATAACTTTACTAATAAAGAAGAAAATTTGAAAAAACAATTAGAAAAAGTAGGAATTTGCTATTTACATGCTCCTATATTTCATCCTATATTAAATTTTCTTTCTTCAGTTAGAAAAGAGTTGGGAATAAAAACTATTTTCAATATGCTTGGTCCATTATTAAATCCAGGAAATCCAAAAAATCAATTATTAGGAGTAAATAATTTAGAATTAGCAAGAATATATCATTATATGTATCAAAATACAAAAAAAAATTATGCTATAATTCATAGTTTAGATGGATATGATGAAATTTCTTTAACGAGTGATATTAAATGTTATACTCCAAATGGAGAACGATTTTATTCTTTAAAAGAGTTAGGAAAAACTAAATTTAATCCTGATGAATTAAAAGGAGGAAAAAATACAGAAGAAAATGCTCGTATATTCATTAGCATTTTATCTGGAAGTGGAACATTAGCTCAAAAAGAAGTTGTTTTGATCAATGCAACATTTGCATTAAGTTTGTTAAATCAAGAGAGTCTTGAAAGTAATTATGAAAAAGCAAAAAATTCTTTAGAAAGTGGAAAAGCAAAGAATATTCTTAAAAAATTATTAACCTTATGA
- a CDS encoding anthranilate synthase component II, which translates to MMKNKKILILDNYDSFTYNLVHVVKKITKNPVKVSRNNEIKLSDVEKYSKIILSPGPGIPDESHILKPLIKTFASTKSILGVCLGQQAIGEVFGATLLNTKEVSHGITSFIKIIDPLEVLFQKIPRKIKVGRYHSWIISSHNFPSDLLKITAVGDKGEIMALRHKFYDVCGVQFHPESILTPFGEKIIENWLNIKK; encoded by the coding sequence ATGATGAAAAATAAAAAAATATTGATACTGGATAATTATGATTCTTTTACATATAATCTTGTTCACGTCGTAAAAAAAATAACAAAAAATCCTGTAAAAGTATCTAGAAACAATGAAATAAAACTTTCTGATGTAGAAAAATATAGTAAAATTATTTTATCTCCAGGCCCTGGTATTCCTGATGAATCTCATATTTTAAAACCCTTAATAAAAACATTTGCTTCTACTAAAAGTATTTTAGGTGTTTGTTTAGGACAACAAGCTATAGGAGAAGTTTTTGGAGCAACACTTCTTAATACAAAGGAAGTTTCTCATGGAATTACTAGTTTCATAAAAATTATAGATCCTCTAGAAGTCCTTTTTCAAAAAATTCCTAGAAAAATAAAAGTTGGACGTTATCATTCTTGGATTATTTCTTCTCATAATTTTCCTAGTGACTTGTTAAAAATTACTGCTGTTGGAGATAAAGGAGAAATAATGGCTTTACGTCATAAATTTTATGATGTTTGTGGGGTTCAATTTCATCCAGAATCTATTTTAACTCCATTCGGAGAAAAAATTATAGAAAATTGGCTGAATATAAAAAAATGA